From the genome of Biomphalaria glabrata chromosome 17, xgBioGlab47.1, whole genome shotgun sequence, one region includes:
- the LOC106055318 gene encoding uncharacterized protein LOC106055318, translated as MTENNMLAMWRAAHHLKIEFLIEQCENFVNAHVTEENYLNIYQHAIAFKSETAYKKVISLMIKNFDRFIKTDTFLTLTPKTLIEILTSGGIKSHDNVIVAIFDWINYTRTERLQSCGESPKKNKPKKRGGKPTEKNKTNESDGNADWDMEVNFNDIDLFSNTDNHPTNREELLGKLISLVQFDLITADGLRKLLDNDDVMENRDARNTVRRAISSQLENEKLVKLQLNAEEITPEAMSLSDLTIEDISSEVALASPQTQHVIFFIDRNQSLLALNVLSNTILQVSFDIKGTFEDLFVLEHKLHILVSRSFVSPACQLRLYKISDFQSIICYFGPKNRTKFIINGTFHYAFLSCNKKSLKITGTKRPDPYQRTWATLDYYHDIGEVTSLVNFENEIVGFFSGEEEGKEATRIFSFNTTSRTFYPIVNLDGSSKNLASFTFEKRLFVIQGCGTLTELYRHDGFLQADFHPPLWDMPLEIFGAVVLNKTFLVMARLDNVQNLPTTCQFGRTKFVNLTNGANICQYMAIPNHWLKKKLK; from the coding sequence atgactgaGAACAACATGCTAGCTATGTGGCGCGCAGCACACCACTTGAAGATCGAATTTCTAATCGAACAGTGTGAAAATTTCGTCAATGCTCACGTAACTGAAGAgaactatttaaatatttaccagCATGCCATCGCCTTCAAATCAGAGACTGCTTATAAAAAGGTTATCTCATTGATGATCAAAAACTTTGACCGATTTATAAAGACTGATACTTTTCTAACTTTAACTCCTAAGACTTTAATAGAAATCCTAACAAGCGGAGGCATCAAGTCACATGACAATGTAATTGTAGCCATTTTTGATTGGATTAATTATACTAGGACAGAGCGACTTCAGAGCTGTGGCGAGTCGCCAAAGAAGAACAAACCTAAAAAAAGGGGTGGCAAGCCAAcggagaaaaacaaaactaacgaGAGTGATGGCAATGCTGATTGGGACATGGAAGTCAATTTTAACGATATAGATCTTTTTTCTAACACCGATAATCATCCCACAAATAGAGAAGAGCTTCTGGGGAAACTAATCAGCCTTGTTCAGTTTGACCTCATCACCGCGGATGGACTCAGAAAGCTGTTGGACAATGATGACGTGATGGAGAACAGAGATGCAAGGAACACTGTGAGGAGAGCCATCTCCTCCCAGCTGGAAAACGAGAAACTTGTAAAGCTGCAACTCAATGCTGAAGAGATTACACCCGAAGCCATGAGTTTATCTGATCTTACAATTGAAGACATTAGCTCTGAAGTCGCTTTGGCCTCTCCCCAGACCCAGCACGTCATCTTTTTTATAGACAGAAACCAGAGTCTCTTGGCACTCAATGTTTTGAGCAACACAATACTTCAAGTCAGCTTTGATATTAAAGGAACATTTGAGGATTTATTTGTTTTGGAGCACAAGTTACACATCTTGGTAAGTCGCTCATTTGTCAGTCCAGCATGCCAACTACGTTTGTATAAGATTTCAGATTTCCAATCCATCATTTGTTACTTCGGGCCGAAGAACAGAACAAAGTTTATCATCAATGGCACTTTTCATTATGCCTTCCTCAGTTGTAACAAAAAATCTCTAAAGATCACTGGAACTAAACGCCCTGACCCCTATCAAAGAACTTGGGCAACCCTTGATTACTATCATGACATTGGGGAAGTGACGTCACTAGTCAACTTTGAAAATGAGATTGTGGGGTTCTTCTCGGGCGAGGAGGAAGGCAAAGAAGCAACTAGAATCTTCTCGTTCAATACCACCAGTAGAACTTTTTATCCCATCGTGAACCTGGACGGCAGTTCCAAAAATCTGGCTTCTTTCACTTTCGAAAAGAGGCTGTTTGTCATCCAAGGCTGTGGGACTTTGACAGAATTATATAGACATGATGGATTTCTGCAAGCTGACTTTCACCCGCCGCTGTGGGACATGCCTTTGGAAATATTTGGAGCAGTGGtgttaaacaaaacatttttagtgaTGGCGCGCCTTGACAATGTCCAAAATCTACCAACGACTTGCCAGTTTGGCCGCACTAAGTTTGTTAACCTTACCAATGGTGCCAATATTTGTCAGTACATGGCTATTCCCAATCactggcttaaaaaaaaattgaaatga
- the LOC106055321 gene encoding ras-related protein Rab-20-like gives MSTKKKADLKVIILGDYNVGKTSLICRYIDGTFRPKDPTVGAAFFLKQWGPHNVAVWDTAGDERYSGLSHFYCRGAGAAILAFDLNSSQTFESLWARFGSILEAANEDCLKVVVGTKMDLLDQSNRDITPEEGKKLARELNEHLDFKKMPHEPYFETSSLTNQNVDEVFQFIFQYCLPLSAEQKKKYGKGSVIDLIENSDEHKSTRRCC, from the exons ATGTCTACAAAGAAAAAAGC AGACTTAAAAGTTATAATCTTGGGAGATTATAATGTGGGCAAGACATCATTAATATGTCGTTACATTGATGGAACATTTCGCCCTAAAGATcca ACTGTTGGAGCAGCTTTTTTCTTAAAACAATGGGGACCACACAATGTTGCTGTCTGG GACACAGCTGGAGATGAGCGATACTCAGGGCTTTCACATTTCTACTGCAGAGGTGCAGGGGCAGCCATTTTGGCCTTTGACTTAAACTCCTCACAGACATTTGAATCTTTAtg GGCTCGTTTCGGCTCCATTCTAGAGGCAGCCAATGAAGACTGCCTGAAAGTTGTGGTCGGCACAAAAATGGACCTTTTGGACCAGAGCAATCGAGACATTACTCCAGAGGAAGGGAAGAAGTTGGCCAGGGAGCTCAACGAGCACCTGGATTTCAAGAAAATGCCACACGAACCTTATTTTGAGACCTCGAGCCTAACCAACCAAAACGTGGATGAAGTTTTTCAGTTTATATTTCAGTACTGTCTGCCACTGAGTGCggagcaaaagaaaaaatatggaAAGGGAAGTGTTATTGACTTGATAGAAAATAGTGATGAGCACAAAAGCACTAGAAGATGCTGCTAA